TCGGCCCTGCGCGAGCGGGCCAGCGATATCCACCTGGAGCCCAAACGGGACCACTCCCTGGTCCGATTCCGCATCGACGGTGTCCTGCACCCGTTGTACCGCTTGCCGCTGACCGTTCACCGGGCCATGGTCAGCCGGATCAAAGGGCTGAGCCGCCTGGACATCTCCGAAAAACGGCGCCCCCAGGACGGGCGGGTCCAATTGGTCCTGGAGCACAAGCCGACTGATGTCCGGGTCTCCACCCTGCCGGTGGCGTTCGGCGAAAAAATGGTCCTGCGTCTTTTGTCCAGTCACGCCGATCTGCCGGCACCTGATCAGTTGGGGATGGACGCAGACCAGTTTAGCCTCTTTGAACGTTTTCTCGCCCGGACCCACGGATTGCTCCTGGTGACCGGGCCAACCGGCAGCGGCAAATCGACCACCTTGTATTCTGCGCTCCACAGCCTGAGTTCGCCGCTGGTCAATGTGGTCACCGTAGAAGATCCCATAGAAATGGTCATGGACGATTTCAATCAGATTGGCCTGCAACCGCAGATCGGTTTTGGATTTGCCGCCACGTTGCGCCACATCCTCCGCCAGGATCCGGACCTGATCATGGTCGGGGAAATGCGGGATCTGGAGACCGCGGAACAGGCCGTGCAAGCTGCACTCACCGGCCACCTCGTCTTCTCCACCCTGCACACCAATGACGCCGCCTCGAGCCTGACCCGACTTGTCGATCTCGGACTCCCCGAATACCTTATCAATGCCGCTTTGGTGGGTATCATTGCCCAACGCCTTGTGCGTCGCATTTGCCCGTATTGCAAACGCGAACACCGTCTCTCCTCGCAGACCCTGCAGCATTGGGGACTTTCCCAGTGGGCGAATGACCCGCCCCGGCTCTGGGAAGGCAAAGGATGCGACGCCTGCCGTTTTACTGGGTACCTGGGACGGATCGGGATCTTTGAGATCCTCCCCTTTACCGCTTCGTTGCAGGAGGCTATGCGGACGGGAGCGGATGTGGAAGACCTGCGCGGCATAGTCCAACGCGAGGGATTGACGACCCTTCTCGATTCAGGATTACAACGCGCCTTGAAGGGAGAAACCACGGTCCAGGAAGTGCTTCGGGTCACCGGGACCCGCACTGTCTAACCAACCCCGTGCCCCCGCTGGGTTTCACGGTCAGCTTGGTAAAGGAGCCGCCTATGACGCTATGGGGACAGGAAACCGTCTTGCCGGCCCTTGTCCGCCAAGGCCGGGGCGAAAAAAACGATTTGCTGCCGCGTTGTACGGCCTGGGGCAACCACGGACTTCTGGTCCACGGCGCCTCTTTGCGCGAGAACGGGGGGCTGGAGGCCCTGCAGGACTCCTGTCCGAGCGGGGTGCAGGTCAGGTATTGGGAACACGCCGGGGGTGAACCCACTGTCGAGCAGGTCGACGATCTGCGCGAAGCCGCCCACGATCACGGCGCGACCTGGATTGCCGCCGTCGGCGGCGGTAGCGTCCTTGATCTGGGCAAGGCCTGCGCCGGTTTGGCCTTGGCCCCTCAACCGACGGCTGCCTACCACGCCGCCGGGCCGCCCGAGACTCCGGCCCTGCCCTTTGCCGCTGTGCCGACCACAGCCGGGACCGGATCTGAGGCCACGAAGGTCGCGGTGCTGACCAATCCGCTGACAGGGGTCAAAAAAGCGCTCAGACGGCAAGAGATGTTGGCCCGACTGGTGATTCTCGACGCCGACTGTCTCAAGGGAGCGCCGGCGGAAAGTATGCGCAATGCCGGATTTGACGCCCTGACCCAGGCCCTGGAATCGCTCATGAGCACCGGCGCGACCTGGTTCACCACCCAATTGGCCGGGCAGGGCCTTGCCCTGTTGGCAGAATCCCTGGAAGCAGCCCTGGCTGACACCGGATCCGAAGCCGCTGAACAGCTGCTGCTGGGGAGCTTTCTGACCGGGATGGCCTTTGCCAATTCCCGACTCGGGGTCGTCCACGGGCTGGCACATCCGTTAGGAGCCCGTTTTTCCATTCCCCACGGCCACGTCTGCGGATTGTGCTTGCCCCTGGCGCTGGAATTCAACCGTGAGGCCGCGCCAAAGGGCCTGCAAACCGCCAAAGAGGCCCTTGGGGGAAAAGATGCCCTCGCTTTTGTCCGCGCCCTGGCCGACCGCCTGACTCTCGACAACCCCTTGCAAGGGAAAACCATTTCCGACGCCGGGCCCTTTATTAACGAAGTTCTGGCCTCAGGCTCCACGGCCCACAATCCTCGTCCCGTGAGCGCGGAGGACGTGCGCTTTCTCGTCAGGGCCCTCGGCTTGACAATAAACGGCTGACGATAAATGTATCCCGGACCAAACGACCGCCTGGGACCCTTGCGGAACAGTCCCGCTATGCTCACAAAGTGCAAAGGAGCTACCTATGCCCGCACGCTTACTCCATATTTTTCGCAATACCCCCCTGGGCCGGGAGACCTTCTTGGAGTCACTGTACTTCTGTGACCAACTCTCATTGGAGCCCCAGGTCTACATCCCGTCGACGACAAAATTTCTCATGTATTTCGAGCATGATGCCGTCCAGGTCGATCTGGACGGCTCCTATCTCAACTCGCCCGGCACAGCCCAGCGCCACGCCCGGGAACTGCTTGAGAACATGGATATGGAAGCGCATTTCGTCGACCCGAAGCAGTTCACCGCCTCCACGCTGCCCGATCTTTCCACCTCTTACGAATTCATGTGCTGCCCTCGCAGCATCAGCGATCTGAGTTCAAAAATCGGTCTCGGGCACATCGGGGCCAAGGTCCGGCGAATTCTGCACAACTCCCGGTTTCCTGTGCTCATCCCCAGCGCTGTCTACAAGCCGTGGAACAACATCACCGTCTTATTCGGCGGCTCCCAGAATGCGGTCAAATCCCTGCGCCTGGGGCTCGCTGTCGGACGCCGAACCGGGTTGCCAGTGGATGTCTTTACGTATGGCCCGGGTCGCTCCCGGGAAGACTACCGGCAGGTCCTGGAACAACGTGGCCTGCTCCAGACTGTGGAGAGGCAGATCCGCTCCTGGAACTTTTACGACTCCGGAAAATTCCAGGAAAACCTCTGGGAAATCCCCCACGACGCTCTGCTCGTCCTCGGTGCCTACGGACACGGCGTGATCCGGGACCTGCTGTTTGGCAGCACCATGGAGGCCGTCCAGACCACGATGCCCAACAACATGCTCATCGCCGGACCCCATTTTCGGATGCCGCTGTAAAAACGCTTTCAAAACACCACCCCGGCTCTCTGGCTGCCTGTTACATCACCTTCTCTCGCAGCCCATTCAAAACCCCCTGAAGACGCCGGAAACACGTGCCTAAGGGAGTTTTCCCCTGCAATTGCCTTTCGCTTGGGGGCAGGAAGCGATTGCACTCAAATACCGCTTGACGTGCCTTGGGAGAGGTTCCGCGGCCCTGCCAACGATTCCGGCGGCCTATTCCGGCTCCCCCTCGTCCGGTTCTGGGGCCGAGGCGGCCGCATCCATACTTTCCTCCAGGGCCTGGTCGACCTCCCTGGGTTCGAAACTGTCCCCAAATGCGGCTCCCATACGTTTGAGGGTCCGGGCCAGCGCGACCGGGTCCTCCTCATCAAGGCCGGCCCATTGAGCGGGATCTTCAAGCCGCTCCGTGCGGGTCTGCTCCGAGAGCACCACCCGGCTCCGAGACATCAAACGGCGCATCCCGCCGTGTCCGCAATCCGGACAGGGGACATCGGCCGCAGCTGAGGCGCGGGTGGTGACCACTTCATGCACCCGGCGGCACTGCTGACAGAAATATTCATAAATCGGCATACACATCCCTTTTCAAACCGGCATCGCCGGGCGTACCTTGCTAGGCATCCGGAATTTTGGCACCTGCAAAGAAAACATTCGGGCCGTGTCCCGGGATCGGCACCGTCTGCCGAGCCACAGGCCCCTGGGCCATGAATTCAGGGCTCTTCGTCACAGGGCATGGAATTTCAGACGCAAGAGTTTGCCGTCTCTTCTGTGTGCTTCGAGCGAAAGGCCCGCACATTTTCTTGGTCCCGCCAAAAGGGGGAAACCGGACCGCGAACTGAATGCTCCCAGGCGGATTCCGATGCAACAAGGGCCATCTTCGACACCTGGAGTTCTGCTTTACTTGAGAGTCCGGAGGGGGCAAGGATCCCCCTTTGGCGGGATTGAGAAAATACCGGGCCGAAAGTGGGCACACAGAAGAGACGGCAAACTCCAAAAATTCACAGGATCCGTCAAAGAACCGAATTCAGGAAACACGAGAGGAAAATTGTCATGGAATTTTTGCCCATCGCACGGGCGCTTATCAGTGTCACTGACAAAAGCTCGATCATTGAGTTCGGCAGCGCCCTGCACCAGGCCGGGGTCGAATTGGTTTCCACGGGGGGAACCATGCGCCAGCTGACCCAAGCGGGGCTCCCGGTGCGCTCCGTCAACGAAATCACGGGATTCCCCGAAATTCTCGGCGGACGGGTCAAAACCCTGCACCCCAACGTCCACGCCGGCGTTCTGGCCGATAAGGACAATCCCGAGCACATGCAGACCCTGCAGGACCATCACATCGCCCCTTTTGATCTCATTTGTGTCAATCTCTACGATTTCGGCAAGGCCGTGGCCCAGAACCAGTCCGTGCGCGAAGCGGTGGAAGAGATCGATATCGGCGGACCGACCCTGCTCCGGGCGGCGGCCAAAAACTTCCATTCCGTCTGCGTCGTGCCCGGTCCGCATTGGTATCCGCGTATCCGCCAGGAAATTCAGGACAACAACGGCACTGTGGGCATGAGTATCCGGCAGCAATGCGCCGCCGAAACCTTTGCCCAGGTCTCGCGCTACGACGCGATGATCGCCGACTATCTCCGCCCCGTCCAGGAGCAATAACCTCCGAAAGTGAGCAAAGGAGCAGCCCCCATCGCCGCCAAAGTACGAGGTTCCACGTCAGGGCTCAAGCCCAGCCAGCTCAAAAAGCTCCAACGTCTCGCCCAGCGCCGGTATCCAAGCCAGGGGGGACTCAGCCGCGAACAGGTCCGCGAAGTCGCCGGTTTGACCCACGAGGTCGGCCGCCAATTGGGGTTGTTGATCGACCGCCAAGGCCGGCTGGAAATGGTCGTCGTCGGCGAGCCCGGACGCATCGTCATTCCCGAACTCGGCCGGCAGCGGCAACATTCCGGGCGCTTGCGCGGTTTACGGTTGGTCCACACCCATCTGGGCCAGGAAGGGCTCTCTGAGGAAGACCTCATGGATATGGTCTTCCTGCGCCTGGACTCCATCACG
The sequence above is drawn from the Desulfohalobium retbaense DSM 5692 genome and encodes:
- a CDS encoding GspE/PulE family protein — its product is MSQHTPIWQRRRLTYCLDILLPLLREAGEIVQEQEARVRRHAEDKHISGKDPAGFDLLLELGLQRHVLPESGPSTVTEEVVLQTVGNCFGLSLIRVDYLDLDLEVSTKTISESFARSHQIVPLRIEDGRLTLLAFNPFQPDLWADMQRVTGLPYTVYLGTRADIHRLIDDFFRFRLAIQAASEEFGDGLDISNLEGRVDVGSKGPPGQRSHKHIIQAVDYLLQSALRERASDIHLEPKRDHSLVRFRIDGVLHPLYRLPLTVHRAMVSRIKGLSRLDISEKRRPQDGRVQLVLEHKPTDVRVSTLPVAFGEKMVLRLLSSHADLPAPDQLGMDADQFSLFERFLARTHGLLLVTGPTGSGKSTTLYSALHSLSSPLVNVVTVEDPIEMVMDDFNQIGLQPQIGFGFAATLRHILRQDPDLIMVGEMRDLETAEQAVQAALTGHLVFSTLHTNDAASSLTRLVDLGLPEYLINAALVGIIAQRLVRRICPYCKREHRLSSQTLQHWGLSQWANDPPRLWEGKGCDACRFTGYLGRIGIFEILPFTASLQEAMRTGADVEDLRGIVQREGLTTLLDSGLQRALKGETTVQEVLRVTGTRTV
- a CDS encoding iron-containing alcohol dehydrogenase family protein gives rise to the protein MTLWGQETVLPALVRQGRGEKNDLLPRCTAWGNHGLLVHGASLRENGGLEALQDSCPSGVQVRYWEHAGGEPTVEQVDDLREAAHDHGATWIAAVGGGSVLDLGKACAGLALAPQPTAAYHAAGPPETPALPFAAVPTTAGTGSEATKVAVLTNPLTGVKKALRRQEMLARLVILDADCLKGAPAESMRNAGFDALTQALESLMSTGATWFTTQLAGQGLALLAESLEAALADTGSEAAEQLLLGSFLTGMAFANSRLGVVHGLAHPLGARFSIPHGHVCGLCLPLALEFNREAAPKGLQTAKEALGGKDALAFVRALADRLTLDNPLQGKTISDAGPFINEVLASGSTAHNPRPVSAEDVRFLVRALGLTING
- a CDS encoding universal stress protein, encoding MPARLLHIFRNTPLGRETFLESLYFCDQLSLEPQVYIPSTTKFLMYFEHDAVQVDLDGSYLNSPGTAQRHARELLENMDMEAHFVDPKQFTASTLPDLSTSYEFMCCPRSISDLSSKIGLGHIGAKVRRILHNSRFPVLIPSAVYKPWNNITVLFGGSQNAVKSLRLGLAVGRRTGLPVDVFTYGPGRSREDYRQVLEQRGLLQTVERQIRSWNFYDSGKFQENLWEIPHDALLVLGAYGHGVIRDLLFGSTMEAVQTTMPNNMLIAGPHFRMPL
- a CDS encoding FmdB family zinc ribbon protein, which produces MPIYEYFCQQCRRVHEVVTTRASAAADVPCPDCGHGGMRRLMSRSRVVLSEQTRTERLEDPAQWAGLDEEDPVALARTLKRMGAAFGDSFEPREVDQALEESMDAAASAPEPDEGEPE
- a CDS encoding IMP cyclohydrolase gives rise to the protein MEFLPIARALISVTDKSSIIEFGSALHQAGVELVSTGGTMRQLTQAGLPVRSVNEITGFPEILGGRVKTLHPNVHAGVLADKDNPEHMQTLQDHHIAPFDLICVNLYDFGKAVAQNQSVREAVEEIDIGGPTLLRAAAKNFHSVCVVPGPHWYPRIRQEIQDNNGTVGMSIRQQCAAETFAQVSRYDAMIADYLRPVQEQ